In Amblyraja radiata isolate CabotCenter1 chromosome 10, sAmbRad1.1.pri, whole genome shotgun sequence, one DNA window encodes the following:
- the itpa gene encoding inosine triphosphate pyrophosphatase: MAGKHVGSVVFVTGNAKKLEEVVQILGDQFPFTLVPKKIDLPEYQGEPDEISIKKCQEAVKEVQGPVIVEDTCLCFNALGGLPGPYIKWFLTKLRPEGLYKMLAGFEDKSAYALCTFAYSTGNPEDPVKLFRGKTLGKIVDPRGPRDFGWDPCFQPDNFDQTYAEMPKTMKNTISHRYKALRELADYFIQKNDSLKKARLEEESC, translated from the exons ATGGCTGGCAAACACGTTGGAAGTGTGGTGTTTGTTACTGGTAACGCTAAGAAATTGGAGGAG GTTGTTCAAATTCTAGGTGACCAGttcccgttcacacttgttcccAAAAAGATTGACT TACCAGAGTACCAGGGTGAACCTGATGAAATTTCAATAAAGAAATGCCAGGAAGCGGTCAAAGAG GTCCAAGGACCTGTCATAGTAGAAGACACATGTCTGTGTTTTAATGCACTGGGTGGCCTTCCTGGTCCATACAT AAAATGGTTCCTGACAAAGTTGCGACCTGAAG GATTGTATAAAATGCTGGCAGGCTTTGAAGACAAATCAGCTTATGCACTCTGCACCTTTGCATATAGCACAGGAAATCCAGAAGATCCAGTTAAGCTGTTTCGAGGGAAGACTCTG GGCAAAATAGTTGATCCTCGGGGACCCCGAGACTTCGGTTGGGATCCTTGTTTTCAACCAGACAACTTTGACCAAAC GTATGCAGAAATGCCCAAAACAATGAAGAACACAATATCTCACCGCTATAAAGCACTTCGTGAATTGGCAGATTATTTCATCCAGAAAAACGATTCTTTAAAAAAAGCCCGGCTAGAGGAGGAAAGCTGTTAA